Below is a genomic region from Pyrococcus kukulkanii.
TTCCCGCTGGAGAGGGAGCCAAAGTTTAGTGCCTTCTTGGACTGATGGTAGACCCTCTCCCCTCCCAGATACCTTACGGAGCCCTCGTGGTTGAATTCATACACGACCCCTCCTCTCCCGGTTGAGAACTCGTACAGCTGCACGAGCCTGAGCTTTTCATGATTAACTGGGGAGTGCTCCTTCCACCCGTAATAGTCCCTATTGAAATTCTGGACGTTTATCCTCTCCCGAACATCCGTTTTGAAAATTAAGTCCAAGGTTTCTATGGCCTCAAGAAGATGGTAATAATAGTCGTGGAATCTGGATCTACGAACATCCTTCCTCAGTCCAGTCATATTTATCAAGATTAAGTTATCCTCCAGGTTCAGGCCCTCTATATTTATCCTTCCTAGGAGTGCAGAGTAAAGGAGCACTCCATCAAAAAGGGCCTTTATAACGTTCCTGATTTCATTCCTGAACCCAACCTTTTCAACGTAAGATATCTCCTGAACCAACACTTTAACGGTTTGAGGGAGGTATGCAGAGTTTGCAAATATAACGGTTAGCAACCCTTCCAAGTTCTCAAAGCCCCACTTATTGATGGTCACGAGGATAGTTGACATCGCAGGTTTAATAGGAGGAAACGACAAGGTTGCTGATTTCTTCATGCCCAGGGGACTAACATAGAGGGGAATTATATCATCGCCAGCCTCCTTTACCTTCATCTCGACTTCCTCAATTATCTCGGGCAACCTCTCGAAAGGTAGCTCTTCGGGAGGAATATTAGGAATTTCGAAGTGGTCAAGAAACTTCTTAACTGAAGGAACATCCTTATTCTCGAGAAGTACCTTGAGAGCGTTTGAACGCTCATCCCAACCGTTACCATACATGGGAAGCGAGAACACCTTCTCGAACTTTCCCTCCAGAGGGACTATGGATGGCCTTGCCCTGTAGATAATGCTGGGAAATGTGGGGAATGTCCTTCCCTCATAATTGACGTTCTTAAGCTTGTCACCAAGCTCTTTCTTTACCTCCTTAAATGTTTCTGGATCTCCTTCTCCATCGTACCTCAAGAAGGAGTTCCAGAGAACCTCTGTTTCTGGGACTACATCCCTGAGAATTTCGTTATAGTACTTTTCGATGGCCTCACGTGAGCTTTCGGCTTTCACTAAGACTCCGACAAGCTCCCCCTCTTTTAGCGAGATCGTGCCCCAGGCAACGTTGAATGTTAATCGAGGAGAGACATCACTAATTCTCCTGCCCACAAACTCCTCCTTCAATTCTCTCCCATATTTAGTATCCTTAACAGCCGAAACCAGTTTATCGATGAGCCTATACCTTTCCGTGAGTATGTAATCATAGAACCCATCGAAATCAACGATATCCTCGATCATCTCGTGGAACTCATCACTCATTGATGACGGTCCTATGTACACACCACGTTCAACGTACTCTTTGAAGGCCTTCAGAAGTTGGGCTTCAAGTTCACTACCTTTGGTTATTTCAATTTCCCTCGGCATGAGACATTACAACAGTCACCTGGGTTATTAGTTTTTATGTTTTTTATTTTCAGATAATAGTATTGGGAGAGATGAAGGGTGGTCAAGGGGAAGATTATTTAAGGGAAGAAGAGAGAAGTTCGAGCTCTACGAAATCCCCCTTAATGAGTTCATAACCGTGAGGGCTGTTACGCGGAACCTTAACCTCGTCACAGGATTTCCGGTGTTGAATGAAACTTTGGGGGTACGATTTTAAAGTTGAGGGAGTCCTAGAATGAAAGGGCTAGACAGAAGCCGATATATCGGGAAGTGTTGCTAATGAAAACAGTCCTGGGGTAACGTTCTTTGCGACGGACTACATGCTCAAGAAGTCAGAGTACACAAGAGAGAACATTAAGGTTGGGCTTGGCATGATAGCATATATGGCATCAACCAACGTTAACGAAAAACATGGAGTTGGAGAAATTGATGGGGCACCTGTAGTTTTGGACTTCAGCGAGGTGGAGCTTCTTTTTCCCGGAACCTTTGTTCTTAAAGGGGCATTTATAGATGACTACTTTATAACCAGCAAGATAACGGAATTTAAGGGAATCGAGGAAGGATACCTGCTTAGGATCAAAGACTATCCCCTGGGGAGGTTATGGTCTACGCCAAGAAATCAGCCGTCGAAGGAGAAATTGAGAAGGGAAAGCCAATAAAAGTTGTCGGCTAGCTTCAAGGCTCAATTAAATAGCTCTCCAGAACGGATCCTCCTTTGCCTTTATCTGTGCTATCATCTTCAACGCTTTTATATCGGTCTCCTCAAGATCATCCCTGAGGTACTTTAAGAGGGTTATTGCATCGTCCCTACTGATATCAACGTACAGCATCTCCCCTGGGTGTATGTGCCTCCCCACGATTGCCCCCTCAATTGCTATGGCCACAGCCTGACCCTTCCTGGCCTCCTGGAGGAACTCATCCCTGCTCTTGATTGACCTTATAGTGCCAACCTTCTGGCCGTTCTGCTTTATCAAGGTAACCCCGGGCTTTATCCTCCCCTCGATTACCTCAATTCCAACTATCGCCGGATTGCTCCTTCTGAAGACGTACCTCTCATCTGGATAAAGCCTTATCACTCCAGGGAAAGTTACCTTAGCTAGTAACTCGCGCTTCCTCTTCTCTTCCTCTTGCTTTATCCAAGCCTCGTAGTCCTCTATTAGCTTGTAGATGATGTTGCCAACGAATATCGGGACGTCCTTAGCCTTTGCAACCTCTAATGCATCTTCATTAACCTTCACGTTGAAGCCCAGGACAACACCGTACTTCGGGTTCTCCTCCTTGACGCTTAGTGCCTCCATGACGTCTGTCTTGCTTATATTACCAACATCGGCCTTTCTTATCGGGATGTTCTTCTCTTGGAGCTCCTTGCTCAAGGCCTCAAGGGAGCCGAGGGTGTCAGCCTTAACTATAACCCCAACCTTATCCGTGCTTATAACCACGCTCTGTATCTGGTTGAGTATCTCCTGCTTGGCCCTCTCCACGTCTTCGGGAGTTGGTGCTGCTATCACTGGAGAGCCAGCTAAGGCTTCCTCCAGTCCTGGGGCGGCTATCTTAACTCCAGCTGCAGCAGTTACCTCATCAACGTAGTCGAACCTAAACCTGGGATCCCTTATCTCATCAAGGGGCTTCGGCTTAAGGAGGGCCCTTATCTTGGTGACTATTGCCTTATCCTTTCCACCAACCACTATGGTGTCGTCCTTGTGAAGGGTTCCGTCGTAGATTATCACGTCTATCGTGTGGCCCAGTCCGGGCTCCTCTCTAACCTCGAGGATTGTTCCCCTAGCTGGACCCTCGACTTCGATCTTAAGCCTCTCCTCAAGGTACTTCTGACTCAAACCGGCGATGAGCACTAGTAACTCGGCAATTCCTATCCCGTACTTGGCCGAGATCGGGACTATGGCCAGCTCCCTCGTGAAGTTTTGAACCCTGTCAAAGCGGTTGGCCTGGAAGCCCATCTCGTAGAACTTTCCAATGAGCTCCCAGAGCTTCGTTTCCAACTCTTGAACTGCCCTCTGATCCTGCCTCTTTATGTTCATTAGGAAGGGCTCATCCTCCTTGATTACCCAGCCCTTTATCCTGTCTATCTTGTTTGCAGCTACAACGAATGGTGTCTTGTACCTTCTCAGGATTTCAATGCTCTCTATGGTTTGGGGCTGGAAGCCCTCATTTATATCCACCACGAGGACCGCGAGATCTGCCAGGCTTCCACCCCTCGCCCTTAGACTTGTAAAGGCCTCATGTCCTGGGGTGTCTATGAACAGCAACCCAGGAAGCTTTATCTCGGCCTTCCATAGCTTCATCAACGGCCCGGCAATCTTCTTGACTACATCAATTGGAACTTCCGTAGCTCCGATATGCTGGGTTATTCCTCCCGCTTCTTTAGCAGCAACGTTTGTTTTTCTTATTCTATCAAGAAGCGTTGTGTTGTGGACAAGTATTCCGTTGGCGATGAAATTGTGAGTCTCAGTGGTTAAGTCGTAGACGTAACCGTCGTAGTCGAACTCCTCAACTTCCTCAACGGGAATAAACACGAAGTTCTCGATGAGGTTGCGAACATAGGCGATGTCTCTTGAATCGAACTCCCTGTTGCGCCAAACCTCGAGGAGCTCCCTTCCGAGTTCTGTGAGCTTTCCGTCTTTTATTAGACCGTCCTTTTCAAGGGCTTTAATGTAGTTGTAATCCTTAGATCTGCCTTCAAGTACCGCGAGCTTCCTCGCGAGTGTTGGGGAGCTCCTCTCAATTGCATCGAGTATCCTCATCAGGGTCTCGTAACTCGGTGCCTCGCTGGATTCGTACTTTGAGTAGGACGGGATAAAGGAGTTAAGCTCTGTCCTCGTGAACCCAAACAGGAGCCTGAGGCGCTTGAGCTCCTCAAATATCGGGTAAGTCTCGCTCTTCTTGCTTTTCCTTATTGCCCTTTCAAGGCACTCGGCCTTCCTCCTCACCGTGAACCCTATGAACTGCCTAAACGCCTCAAGGTTTCTCCTGCCGGAAATCACGAGAGTAGTGTATTCTGAACGATATAGCTTTGAAACGATGCCAAACCTGAGTAGAACCAGTGAAAGCCCCTCAAGGAACTCCTGTGAGGCGCTTGTCACTTCGATCCTGACGTCCTTAAGGCTTACATGCCCGTCGGCGTCAAAGTACCCCCTGAGGAACTCGGAAACATATTCCCTCGGTGCGACGAAGAGTATGTTTGGAACCCTCAGGCTCTTTGCCTTCTGCCGCTCCGGATAATCGAAGAGGATACGGATGAACCTTATAAGAGCGTTCTTGCCCTTTCTAATTTCGATTTCCCATGAAGTTCTTCTCCTCACCCTGACAAGCTCAACTCCAAGAGCTTCCACTCCCTTCAACTTTTCAAAGACCTCAATGTCGTTGTTCGCTATCTTTTCCTGGCTTCCGTCGCCGAACATAACACCAGCGAAGTAGAAAAGGGCCTTCCATTCATCATCAGTCTTGGGAAGTCTGATATAATGAATTGGCTTGCCAGAGCGGTGGATTCTTGAAGTGAATGCTATTCTCTCAACCTTCTCCCAAAGACCTTCAAGATCTTCGGCGCGAAAAACATTTGAACGGACCTTGTAGTCTTTCTTTCCTTTAAACCTCTCCTTAACCTCCTCAAGGGCATCTTCCTCGAGTCTTGCTATGAGCTCGGGCGTTGAGAGCTTGGCCCTAACGAAACGCTCAAAGATGTCCCTGCTCTCATTGGCATGGATGAACCTAGGAACGGCGACGTAGTCACCGGGCTTAAGTTGATCCGCCCTTTTCCATCCCACCGTCGTGAGGAACGGGTGTTCAGGCGTTACCGAAATGCTGTGCCAGTTCTTCAGCTTGACTTTCACCATTTTGCCCTGGTGCCTGAGGCGCCATACGTGAGTTCCGATATAAAGCGAAATTCTTGCATCCTTTCCGGCGGAGGATACTGGAAGTGAGATTTCTCTGATTTCCTTCTCATCGTCATGCTCAACAACCCGCGTCCCCATCCTAAAGAGCTCTTCTAAGGTTATCATTCCAAGCTCGGGAACAATAACAGTCTCACTCGGAAGCAGGCACTTACCGTGGTCAACGTGACCGAGAACCGCTATAATAGGCTGACGGATCCTCTTCATTCTTTTTCACCCCCTTTTGAGAATTATCGTGCCTCACCGTATTGGGAGGAGAAGAGGGGATATAAAGTTATCCATATATGGGAATTCTCTCCCCGCAGTATGGACACTTACCATCCCTAACCTTGAACTCAACCACCCTATAGCCAATCCTCGTTATCAGTCTCTTCCCGCATTTGGGACAGTAAGTTGCCTCGAGCCTTGGATCGCCAACGTTTCCAACGTAAACGAACTTTATGTTGTACTCCTTCATCGCTACTTCCCTAAGATTTATTAATAGATCCACGGAAGTTGGAGGTTCTCTCCAATAATTCGCTGGATAATATCTGTTTATATGTAAAGGAACATCTTCGCCTAACTTCTCCGAGTGCATCTTGAATATCCAGTCGTAGCAAGAATCGTTGGCCTTAGGAACGACGAGGTAAACCATCTCGACGTGACCTCCATTGTCCAGTATGAAGCGCGCGTTCCTAAACACTTTGGAGTGATCTATAGTAGTTAGAACTCTCATTCCAGGACAACCTTTTATGTCGATGCTAAATCCCGTAGCTCCAGCGTCTAAAAGCATCTTTAGGGCTTTTAGCGTGAAGTAGCCGTTAGTAACTAGGCAGGAGTATAGGCCCATTTTAGTTCCAAGCTCAAAAACATCAAGCAGATAATGAAATAGGGTTACAGGCTCGTTGAAGCTAGCGCAGAGACCTTGATCACCATTTAATAGGGCCAGTTGAACTAACTTCTCCGGAGATGTAGGCTCAACATCTGGTGGAGCGGAGAAACTTAGATGATAGTTTTGACACCAAGGGCAGTAGAAGTTGCAACCATAGCCCGAGAAAGTTAAGGCAGTAGTTCCGGGATAATAGTGAAAGAATGGCTTTATCTCTATAGGTCTGCTCTCAACTGCACTCAACTTCCCATAGCCGACGTGAACTAACTCCCCATTGATGTTTGCGTAATTCCTGCATATTCCCACTTTACTCTCCCTAAGCTCGCACCTTCTCTCGCAGATCCAGCATTTCATAGTTCCACCCGATATACATTATGCTATATAGAATAGATATGAATTGCATATCGAAAAGCTTCACGTTTCTATGTAGTATCACTAAGGGTAGTGAAGAAGTATGGCGAGGCTGTTCATTGGATAGTTCCTTTTGTTGCATTTGCATGTTGGTGGGGGGATTTTTATGTGTTTTATGTGGGTGAGAAGCCAACCACACCAGTTGCACTACAACTGGTAGCGGAAACGGTAAATATGAAGATCCCATAGGAATAAGGCTCCTTAGCAAAGATCTAGGGCTACTGCATCCAGGCCTCGGAGAGAGAAAAAGGACGAGCGGAGCTCAACAGAGAATATCCCAAAATAGAGGACAGGAAGGTAAAGTTCCTGGTACTAATTAACAGGATGATTAATACCTACTAGATAGCCAGGACAAAGCCTTAGCTGCTCTCTCTGGCGTTGGAAAGTTCTTTATTTTTGCCTTTTCAAGAACTTTTATTCCTTCCTTCACGAGCTCCCCGGCCATAAAGTTCACTATTATCGGCTTGTTGCACTCGGCATCAATTACTGCCTTGGCAATATCCTCGCTCGGGATGAAGATCGGTGGAACGCAAATCACGAGCATTGAATCAACGTTCTCATCCCTGCACACGACCTCTATTGTCCTCTTATACCTCTCATAGTCCGCATCAGCAATTAAGTCAATCGGGTTCTTAACGGAGCATTGGGGCGGTAGGAAAGACTTTAGCTCTTCAACGGTTTCCTGGGAGAGCTTAGCTATTTCAAGCCCAAGCTTCTCCAGCTTATCCGTGGCTAAAACTCCTGGCCCGCCAGAGTTAGTAATTACCGCAACCCTCTTTCCAGCCCTAGAGTACATCTCAAAGGCCTTTGCAGCATCAAACAGCTCCTCCATCTCTTCAACTTCAATTGCCCCAGTCTGCCTGAACACGGCCCTGTATATCTCATATGAGCCGGCTAAAGAGCCAGTGTGACTTTGCGCGGCCCTGGCTCCACTCTTGCTCTTTCCAGCTTTCAGAATTATTACCGGTTTCCTCGAGGTTGCGTACTTCAATGCCTCCACGAATTTCCTACCATCCTTCACACCTTCTATGTACAGGGCTATGACCTTTGTATTGGGGTCGTCGGCAAAGTACCTGAGGAAGTCGCTCTCGTCAAGGTCAGCAGCGTTGCCGTAACTGACGAATGCTGAAAACCCAACTCCTTCTTCGTTGCCCATGGCCAGTGCGGCCCCTCCAAAGGCTCCGCTCTGGCTTATTAAAGCCAGGCCTCCAGGCCTGACACGAACCTCAAACGATCCGAAGAACTTTCCGTGGACTCCAAAAATTCCGGCACAGTTAGGGCCTATAACCCTAATTCCAGCCTCCTTTGCAGCTTTCACGAGCTCTTTCTCAAGTTTAATGTTTCCAACCTCTGAAAAGCCTGCAGAGATTACAACTGCCCCCTTAGTCAATCCTTTAAGATCCTTAATTAACCCAGGAACGAGCTTTGCGGGGATTACTATTATTGAAACGTCAACCTTCTCGTCAAGCTTCTCCTTCACCTTGAACTTTCTACCGGCGATCTCGACTTCTCCGCCCTTTGGATTGACTGGGATTATCTTACCCTCGAAGCCACCCTCAACGATGTTCCTAAGTATCTCCCTCGCTATGCTCCCCTCTCTAAATGATCCAAAGATGGCAACGCTCTTTGGGTAGAAGAAGTAGTCCATTTCACCACCCTAAATTCACTCATATGAAATATTTAAAAGGTTTAAAGGATGGCAATTGCTGTCAATAGAAGGATTAGAATTAGAGGACCAGCAAGCAGGACTGCTATTGCCCCTTCATCCGTTGGCTTCTCTGGCCCTATCTTTTGAAGAAGTTTGATTCCAGC
It encodes:
- the infB gene encoding intein-containing translation initiation factor aIF-2 encodes the protein MKRIRQPIIAVLGHVDHGKCLLPSETVIVPELGMITLEELFRMGTRVVEHDDEKEIREISLPVSSAGKDARISLYIGTHVWRLRHQGKMVKVKLKNWHSISVTPEHPFLTTVGWKRADQLKPGDYVAVPRFIHANESRDIFERFVRAKLSTPELIARLEEDALEEVKERFKGKKDYKVRSNVFRAEDLEGLWEKVERIAFTSRIHRSGKPIHYIRLPKTDDEWKALFYFAGVMFGDGSQEKIANNDIEVFEKLKGVEALGVELVRVRRRTSWEIEIRKGKNALIRFIRILFDYPERQKAKSLRVPNILFVAPREYVSEFLRGYFDADGHVSLKDVRIEVTSASQEFLEGLSLVLLRFGIVSKLYRSEYTTLVISGRRNLEAFRQFIGFTVRRKAECLERAIRKSKKSETYPIFEELKRLRLLFGFTRTELNSFIPSYSKYESSEAPSYETLMRILDAIERSSPTLARKLAVLEGRSKDYNYIKALEKDGLIKDGKLTELGRELLEVWRNREFDSRDIAYVRNLIENFVFIPVEEVEEFDYDGYVYDLTTETHNFIANGILVHNTTLLDRIRKTNVAAKEAGGITQHIGATEVPIDVVKKIAGPLMKLWKAEIKLPGLLFIDTPGHEAFTSLRARGGSLADLAVLVVDINEGFQPQTIESIEILRRYKTPFVVAANKIDRIKGWVIKEDEPFLMNIKRQDQRAVQELETKLWELIGKFYEMGFQANRFDRVQNFTRELAIVPISAKYGIGIAELLVLIAGLSQKYLEERLKIEVEGPARGTILEVREEPGLGHTIDVIIYDGTLHKDDTIVVGGKDKAIVTKIRALLKPKPLDEIRDPRFRFDYVDEVTAAAGVKIAAPGLEEALAGSPVIAAPTPEDVERAKQEILNQIQSVVISTDKVGVIVKADTLGSLEALSKELQEKNIPIRKADVGNISKTDVMEALSVKEENPKYGVVLGFNVKVNEDALEVAKAKDVPIFVGNIIYKLIEDYEAWIKQEEEKRKRELLAKVTFPGVIRLYPDERYVFRRSNPAIVGIEVIEGRIKPGVTLIKQNGQKVGTIRSIKSRDEFLQEARKGQAVAIAIEGAIVGRHIHPGEMLYVDISRDDAITLLKYLRDDLEETDIKALKMIAQIKAKEDPFWRAI
- a CDS encoding radical SAM protein, producing the protein MKCWICERRCELRESKVGICRNYANINGELVHVGYGKLSAVESRPIEIKPFFHYYPGTTALTFSGYGCNFYCPWCQNYHLSFSAPPDVEPTSPEKLVQLALLNGDQGLCASFNEPVTLFHYLLDVFELGTKMGLYSCLVTNGYFTLKALKMLLDAGATGFSIDIKGCPGMRVLTTIDHSKVFRNARFILDNGGHVEMVYLVVPKANDSCYDWIFKMHSEKLGEDVPLHINRYYPANYWREPPTSVDLLINLREVAMKEYNIKFVYVGNVGDPRLEATYCPKCGKRLITRIGYRVVEFKVRDGKCPYCGERIPIYG
- a CDS encoding acetate--CoA ligase family protein; this encodes MDYFFYPKSVAIFGSFREGSIAREILRNIVEGGFEGKIIPVNPKGGEVEIAGRKFKVKEKLDEKVDVSIIVIPAKLVPGLIKDLKGLTKGAVVISAGFSEVGNIKLEKELVKAAKEAGIRVIGPNCAGIFGVHGKFFGSFEVRVRPGGLALISQSGAFGGAALAMGNEEGVGFSAFVSYGNAADLDESDFLRYFADDPNTKVIALYIEGVKDGRKFVEALKYATSRKPVIILKAGKSKSGARAAQSHTGSLAGSYEIYRAVFRQTGAIEVEEMEELFDAAKAFEMYSRAGKRVAVITNSGGPGVLATDKLEKLGLEIAKLSQETVEELKSFLPPQCSVKNPIDLIADADYERYKRTIEVVCRDENVDSMLVICVPPIFIPSEDIAKAVIDAECNKPIIVNFMAGELVKEGIKVLEKAKIKNFPTPERAAKALSWLSSRY